A section of the Symphalangus syndactylus isolate Jambi chromosome 19, NHGRI_mSymSyn1-v2.1_pri, whole genome shotgun sequence genome encodes:
- the CCDC185 gene encoding coiled-coil domain-containing protein 185 — translation MAGFSHFSQPPYRDLWEPPRPRGERESTQRLGEQRSGADSPACSWAGTPGAESEAGACWLHSHCSFTPRSRRRGCSDSRRGSRSPSDVVRRPLDRSRKHGPRSRRLEDAWGEKGTKPRPAWQPQTQLPPQRPQPCPHYPLAQGDSPPPYPGGAGTPLSCTFMVEKAQGGDQWAVPLGRHLGRRSPSSVPSERSSVPSQKFRRHSACVCAQKRDSSDQVESLASRDSQPSASSKEMRSPHTQVLKSKLEEVVVSSQDRQTVALVLTRLKKAQRMRELQQQAAEAWEELKRWDQKVQMTLERERRLLLQQSQELWQEKEQCKTLQSPEQRGRRRDSQRKNVPPGESQWKEQPEDQESPRQEKLEKACAQAEHRKQCQVRRLREQNKMLRNVREQHSLQLQRRLVEACRKRHLHAVEGQKKVQDTNLSSLINYQARKALMDCQAKAEELLRQLSLEQSFQRSQEIHQRLMKERHRELREKAQREEEQLQQARWRAGESEEQRKMRKRILVELADEKIRQARSRVHKTTRDKVRHLQELNHLREKNHHILKLKAEKEEKCHIEGIKEAIKKKEQRVWHISQGKDPNFQEFQKLPQASRREERAPPNSSLDQMVLEAQLRACQQNRGY, via the coding sequence ATGGCAGGCTTCAGCCACTTCTCCCAGCCGCCCTACCGGGACCTCTGGGAACCCCCGCGGCCCCGCGGAGAGCGAGAGTCCACGCAGCGGCTGGGCGAGCAGAGGTCCGGAGCCGACTCCCCCGCTTGCTCCTGGGCCGGGACTCCGGGTGCGGAGAGCGAAGCTGGGGCCTGCTGGCTGCACTCGCACTGTTCGTTCACCCCGCGGTCTCGCAGGCGCGGGTGCTCTGATTCACGGCGGGGCAGCCGAAGCCCGAGCGATGTGGTCCGCAGGCCCCTGGACCGCTCCAGGAAGCACGGGCCCCGCAGCAGGCGCCTGGAAGATGCCTGGGGAGAGAAGGGAACCAAGCCCCGCCCGGCTTGGCAGCCGCAGACCCAGCTGCCACCCCAGCGGCCGCAGCCCTGCCCGCATTACCCTCTGGCCCAGGGAGACTCGCCCCCGCCTTACCCCGGAGGAGCTGGCACTCCCCTGAGTTGCACATTCATGGTAGAAAAGGCACAGGGTGGAGACCAGTGGGCAGTGCCACTCGGCAGACATCTAGGTCGCCGGTCCCCTTCCTCAGTTCCCTCGGAGCGGTCTTCTGTGCCCTCGCAAAAGTTCAGGAGGCACTCAGCCTGCGTGTGCGCCCAGAAGAGAGACAGCAGCGACCAGGTTGAGTCATTAGCCAGCCGGGACTCCCAGCCCTCGGCCTCCAGCAAAGAGATGCGGAGCCCGCACACCCAGGTCCTGAAGAGCAAGCTGGAAGAGGTGGTGGTGTCCTCCCAGGACCGGCAGACAGTGGCCCTGGTGCTGACCCGTCTCAAGAAGGCCCAGAGGATGCGGGAGCTGCAGCAGCAGGCGGCTGAGGCCTGGGAGGAGCTGAAGCGCTGGGATCAGAAGGTCCAGATGACCCTGGAGCGGGAGCGCCGGCTGCTGCTGCAGCAGAGCCAGGAGCTGTGGCAGGAGAAGGAGCAGTGCAAGACCCTCCAGAGCCCTGAGCAGCGCGGCCGGCGGCGGGACAGCCAGAGGAAGAACGTGCCCCCGGGGGAAAGCCAGTGGAAGGAGCAACCAGAGGACCAGGAGAGCCCGCGCCAGGAGAAGCTGGAGAAGGCGTGCGCCCAGGCGGAGCACCGAAAGCAGTGCCAGGTGCGGCGCCTGCGGGAGCAGAACAAGATGCTACGGAACGTCCGGGAGCAGCACAGCCTGCAGCTGCAGAGGAGGCTGGTGGAGGCCTGTCGCAAGAGGCACCTACATGCCGTGGAGGGTCAGAAGAAGGTCCAGGACACCAACCTGAGCTCCCTCATCAATTACCAGGCCCGGAAGGCCCTCATGGACTGCCAGGCCAAGGCTGAGGAGCTCCTTAGGCAGCTGTCCCTGGAACAAAGTTTCCAGCGGTCCCAAGAGATACACCAGCGCCTGATGAAGGAGCGGCACCGCGAGCTGAGGGAGAAGGCCCAGAGGGAGGAAGAGCAGTTGCAGCAGGCCAGGTGGCGCGCAGGAGAGTCAGAGGAGCAGAGGAAGATGCGCAAAAGGATTCTGGTGGAGCTGGCGGATGAGAAGATCCGACAGGCCAGGAGTCGCGTGCACAAGACCACTAGGGACAAGGTGCGGCACCTCCAGGAGCTCAACCACCTGAGGGAGAAAAACCACCACATCCTGAAACTGAAAGCCGAGAAGGAGGAAAAGTGTCACATTGAGGGCATCAAGGAGGCCATTAAGAAAAAGGAGCAGAGGGTGTGGCACATTTCCCAAGGGAAAGACCCAAACTTCCAGGAGTTCCAGAAGCTCCCTCAGGCCtccaggagagaggagagagcacCTCCCAACAGCTCCCTTGATCAGATGGTACTAGAGGCCCAGCTCCGTGCCTGTCAGCAAAATAGGGGTTACTGA